In the Drosophila gunungcola strain Sukarami unplaced genomic scaffold, Dgunungcola_SK_2 000001F, whole genome shotgun sequence genome, one interval contains:
- the LOC128263125 gene encoding uncharacterized protein LOC128263125, whose product MKIIAIFLLANIGCILGRTIEQLNANATKQLESIVEKYKYLATENAELSQWIKKLFKASKGNAMLDKMKLHAQFLLYDERRKYEEGRIKSRVNAIDDLIKDTKISQKCLKYYRRQKKSLQMAYKFSNKTKLSNILKNSKTCDEKDESNEENDEYSYY is encoded by the exons ATGAAAATTATAGCAATATTTTTACTGGCAAATATTGGATGCA TTCTAGGCAGAACAATTGAGCAACTAAATGCAAACGCAACCAAGCAACTAGAAAGTATTGTggaaaagtataaatatttagccaCTGAAAACGCTGAATTATCGCAGTggattaaaaaacttttcaaagcTAGCAAGGGGAATGCAATGCTAGACAAAATGAAGCTACATGCTCAATTTCTGCTCTATGATGAACGTCGCAAGTATGAGGAAGGTAGAATAAAAAGTCGCGTGAATGCGATTGATGATCTTATTAAAGACACTAAAATAAGTCAAAAGTGTCTAAAGTATTATCGAAGACAGAAAAAGTCTCTTCAAATGGCCTacaagttttcaaataaaacaaaactgagtaacattttgaaaaattcgaAAACATGCGATGAAAAAGATGAAAGCAACGAAGAGAACGACGAATATAGTTATTATTAA
- the LOC128263124 gene encoding uncharacterized protein LOC128263124, with protein sequence MFRNLLVLRNKLALQRIFVSRLTSRSNMSTGRTCLTFSRPRNVDGVTVVDIDMNNMAKNDVEFNRNFVNSLTSMDRPHFQEPMQPVGTDVAESTPAEEPVPAANVEILPTGTPSSVLDVDGNPIVPIEIDGWNQDDEDPTVQKNSKDVDIGNDDEYKAEMALRVPEIREGQTEYKGIKVKLPETAYQDVGTYRFRRDSQDLQELGDDIRLVRYDK encoded by the coding sequence ATGTTTCGCAACTTGTTGGTGTTGAGGAACAAGCTGGCGCTGCAGCGGATTTTCGTTTCCCGCTTGACCTCGCGCTCCAATATGTCCACTGGTCGCACGTGCCTCACCTTCAGTCGTCCCAGGAACGTCGATGGCGTGACCGTCGTTGATATTGATATGAATAATATGGCGAAGAATGACGTAGAGTTCAACCGTAATTTCGTCAATTCGTTAACGTCGATGGACCGTCCCCATTTCCAGGAGCCAATGCAACCAGTCGGCACGGATGTCGCTGAATCAACACCTGCAGAGGAACCTGTGCCCGCGGCCAACGTGGAAATCCTGCCAACCGGTACACCCAGTTCCGTTCTGGACGTGGACGGCAATCCCATTGTGCCCATCGAGATCGATGGCTGGAATCAGGACGATGAGGATCCCACCGTGCAGAAGAACAGCAAGGACGTGGACATTGGCAACGACGACGAGTACAAGGCCGAGATGGCTCTGCGGGTGCCGGAGATCAGGGAGGGTCAGACGGAGTACAAGGGCATCAAGGTGAAGCTGCCGGAGACGGCCTACCAGGATGTGGGCACCTATCGCTTCCGTCGCGACTCCCAGGACCTCCAGGAGCTCGGAGACGACATTCGTCTCGTGCGGTACGACAAGTAG
- the LOC128263121 gene encoding cryptochrome-2 produces the protein MGAERSTLVHWFRKGLRVHDNPALSQIFAAANAAPGTFFVRPIFILDPGILDWMQVGANRWRFLQQTLSDLDQQLRKLDSRLFVVRGKPAEVFPRIFKSWRVELLTFETDIEPYSLARDEAVQKLAKSAGVKVETHCSHTIYNPELVIARNLGKAPITYQKFLGIVEQLKIPKVLGVPEKLKIINEPTNDEVEQEDSTAYECPTMEQLVKRPEELGPNKFPGGETEALRRMDESLSDELWVARFEKPNTAPNSLEPSTTVLSPYLKFGCLSARLFHQRLKEILKRQTKHSQPPVSLVGQLMWREFYYTVAAAEPNFDRMLGNVYCLQIPWQEQPNHLKAWTHGRTGYPFIDAIMRQLRQEGWIHHLARHAVACFLTRGDLWISWEEGQRVFEQLLLDQDWALNAGNWMWLSASAFFHQYFRVYSPVAFGKKTDPQGHYIRKYVPELSKYPAGCIYEPWKASLADQRAYGCVLGTDYPHRIVKHEIVHKENIKRMGAAYKVNREVRTGKEEASFEEKPETSTSGKRKARKAVENAPKRKR, from the exons ATGGGTGCAGAGCGATCCACATTGGTACACTGGTTCCGCAAAGGACTCCGGGTCCACGACAATCCCGCTTTATCGCAGATTTTTGCAGCTGCCAACGCTGCGCCTGGTACATTTTTCGTCCGCCCTATTTTCATTCTGGATCCTGGCATCCTGGATTGGATGCAGGTGGGCGCCAATCGCTGGCGATTCCTGCAGCAAACGCTAAGTGATTTGGATCAGCAGCTAAGGAAACTCGATTCCCGTCTGTTCGTGGTGCGCGGCAAGCCCGCTGAAGTTTTCCCCCGGATCTTTAAGAGCTGGCGCGTGGAACTCCTGACTTTTGAAACGGATATCGAACCATACTCCTTGGCCAGAGATGAGGCCGTTCAAAAGCTGGCCAAGTCCGCGGGTGTCAAGGTGGAAACCCACTGCTCCCACACGATTTACAATCCGGAGTTGGTCATAGCCAGAAACCTTGGCAAGGCACCAATTACCTATCAAAAGTTTCTGGGCATTGTGGAGCAACTAAAAATACCCAAGGTTCTAGGAGTTCCAGAGAAGTTGAAGATTATAAATGAGCCAACCAATGATGAAGTGGAGCAGGAGGATTCAACGGCATACGAATGTCCTACTATGGAACAATTGGTCAAGCGACCAGAGGAACTGGGACCCAATAAGTTTCCCGGGG GTGAAACAGAAGCCCTGCGCCGCATGGATGAATCCTTGAGCGATGAACTTTGGGTGGCCCGCTTTGAGAAGCCCAACACGGCACCGAATTCCCTGGAGCCCAGCACTACTGTACTGAGTCCTTACCTCAAATTTGGATGCCTCAGTGCGCGGTTGTTTCATCAAAGGCTTAAGGAGATTCTCAAGCGGCAGACAAAGCACTCACAGCCTCCTGTTTCGCTAGTTGGGCAACTCATGTGGAGGGAATTCTACTACACAGTGGCGGCAGCTGAACCCAATTTCGATCGTATGTTGGGCAATGTCTACTGTCTGCAGATTCCCTGGCAGGAGCAGCCCAATCACCTGAAGGCCTGGACTCACGGACGCACCGGTTACCCCTTCATCGATGCCATCATGCGACAGTTGCGCCAGGAGGGCTGGATCCATCATCTGGCCCGGCATGCGGTGGCCTGTTTTCTCACCCGCGGAGATCTGTGGATCAGCTGGGAGGAGGGGCAGCGGGTGTtcgagcagctgctgctggatCAGGATTGGGCACTGAACGCTGGCAACTGGATGTGGCTCTCTGCTTCGGCCTTCTTCCATCAGTACTTTCGCGTCTATAGCCCCGTGGCGTTTGGCAAGAAAACGGATCCCCAGGGGCACTACATCAGGAAGTATGTGCCGGAACTCTCTAAATATCCAGCTGGCTGTATTTACGAGCCCTGGAAGGCATCTCTGGCGGATCAGCGTGCATACGGTTGCGTCCTGGGCACAGACTATCCCCACCGCATTGTTAAACACGAAATCGTGCACAAGGAGAACATCAAGCGGATGGGTGCCGCCTACAAGGTGAATCGCGAGGTGCGAACGGGCAAGGAGGAGGCGTCCTTCGAGGAGAAACCCGAAACCTCCACTTCAGGCAAGCGGAAGGCGCGAAAGGCAGTCGAAAATGCCCCCAAgcgaaaacgttaa
- the LOC128263122 gene encoding sperm-associated antigen 7, whose protein sequence is MDLLDTILNAMDAPPANNEQQKTLIKKQRELMERMQNKQKEELLRFRKYVDERMGRFAKDDRQYIEFQPLDKVHRSVIHEIAENGGFIAMSFGREDVDRHSVVYKKEHAPGEDEVTARRNGDGWNPEIAKEYAERRRERLAQEQSDKEASTSEASANCTSSSTAGDPDSSEVKPTTNYKAKYAHLIGESAALQAARKTETNQSYGFVPSKNKKDMRSIEQTLADIQAKKRLRLAQQQELEQEQQAPEATSTSTGDP, encoded by the coding sequence ATGGACCTGCTCGACACGATACTCAATGCCATGGATGCACCGCCTGCCAACAACGAGCAGCAAAAGACGCTGATCAAGAAACAGCGCGAATTGATGGAACGGATGCAGAACAAACAGAAGGAGGAGCTCCTCCGATTCCGGAAGTATGTGGACGAACGGATGGGCCGATTCGCCAAGGACGACAGACAGTACATCGAGTTCCAGCCGCTGGACAAGGTGCACCGCTCGGTGATACACGAGATAGCCGAAAACGGAGGTTTCATTGCCATGAGCTTTGGTCGCGAGGATGTGGATCGGCATTCGGTGGTATACAAAAAGGAGCATGCTCCTGGGGAGGATGAGGTCACGGCCAGACGAAATGGTGACGGCTGGAATCCAGAGATAGCCAAGGAGTACGCAGAGCGACGGCGGGAGCGACTGGCGCAGGAGCAGAGCGACAAGGAAGCCTCCACTTCCGAGGCGTCGGCGAACTGTACATCCTCATCCACAGCCGGAGATCCGGACTCCAGTGAAGTCAAGCCCACAACTAACTATAAGGCCAAGTATGCCCACCTCATCGGAGAGTCAGCAGCATTGCAGGCGGCTCGCAAGACGGAGACCAACCAAAGCTATGGATTTGTCCCCAGTAAGAACAAGAAGGACATGCGCTCCATCGAACAAACGCTGGCCGACATCCAGGCCAAGAAGCGTCTGCGACTGGCGCAGCAACAGGAactggagcaggagcagcaggcgcCGGAGGcaacatccacatccacaggGGACCCATGA
- the LOC128263127 gene encoding uncharacterized protein LOC128263127, with translation MQPTKTDSRRRLNAGSSNSPPAVSGEGEYIKVVESQCETDGFVNEQWTEPAVPVPWKTIVIILLLFIGGIICIAFATLNWLTDTSRERSDRVWALSIIGALTFIPGSYYVYVLSSILLNRNGFTMDEIRRLG, from the exons ATGCAGCCCACCAAAACGGATTCGCGTCGTCGTCTTAATGCGGGGAGCTCGAATTCCCCGCCAGCAGTCTCTGGGGAAGGGGAATACATCAAGGTGGTGGAGTCCCAGTGCGAGACCGACGGATTCGTCAACGAACAGTGGACGGAGCCAGCGGTTCCAGTGCCCTGGAAAACCATTGTCATTATCCTTCTGCTTTTTATCGGTGGGATT ATCTGCATTGCCTTTGCCACTCTGAACTGGCTGACGGACACGAGCCGGGAGCGATCGGATCGTGTGTGGGCGCTGAGCATTATCGGAGCACTGACCTTCATCCCGGGCAGCTACTACGTGTACGTGCTCTCCTCCATTCTGCTCAACCGAAACGGTTTCACCATGGACGAGATCCGGAGACTCGGTTGA
- the LOC128263120 gene encoding protein brunelleschi — protein MRAAVGLMLSHGGGVVEPSMSRPDYEQSALHHSCLLVLLRGVGPSRARILQRAFEKVRRVSHIRVNDSSGNPRTIWIRFVHDHPVEHNDWGDFQTHRRLLGLVTIGKFENQTELNELCRQHESLKVRYGSTLYESRAIFFGPDETPLETIGEVLASPPAGGRRLQDEFTTPSNFKAQAFFYREQDSCADLESRIGDFASALFWVLESRRLERSREKADKLSLLQAPFEKRDFVGLDMESRNNRKRCVGRVMKNLADLSLQAGLVEDALSLYHNANETLRSVGDSLWVGATEEGLCAASAMLLYPQMREIETLHRNSSLQEAGTSPLKNTPEKWRASDATKKISASEATTNNVDGTQQSQQHQQQRVTSNSSSCSSVSSLVTTATNSSASDTPTTSSSSTSTISAAPIPGHQRNGELPGNILKAEEITNYYRKAIINYSKYRHAATIETEAALKASRICIEQNRPLDVAMFLQNILYINLSMSEAERVKRFEIITELYQQIGYQRKAAFFQRLAALKHVQQGSQAPDWNQSYRLMLGSFTGYLLCLDPLEVLENAAGWPALQIDLVQSLITAARRLGHSALATRHMTFLLQTQWDNMSPTEQSEMAVQLQNLSAQCEGSPVPLVLENGTVIPPANLTDLPYCLDLQVKDLPAHLRPQRIKVAKADSGPFLFTPIHFNSVDRRDKKKDKNKIAFQWVQNDLSEVTVRLRNPLPFELAVTDMRLLSNGVVFESLPQTIVLQPHVPTYVALHGTPIEPGQLDLQGYSTHTLGVKSNCRLKHMRGRSFPPNYLVDVIPALPRISVKTSLPQTATFSNMNSADIVVTSASLTLYNGESSSCTITITNESTTLPLEHLEVNINSNVEQELQKKIFRVDEEALKAKLPVPPQSSIEIIVDVYAEADFVCPQPPASVHSSAAAGDYGAASLTHYSNVSTSGHASLPSRVSSPQHRRHEPQNSSFRSTFSGGQSSLAALSLQPGGGRGAGPSSLGSQYSQHIEAQVRLKYSGGDALTAGYCRQCAVSFNLELLPSAQITSWDVLPAEVPSQFYLVLDISNLTAQEMSLNYTDTKNILIEAEESCRVPIPVDRCSLEQVVAARAAEVAENLERELCFRTQLLSFNDALSKLCSIHIAERVKINWLLTGTDIQGIASLRGIVLSQSMVDLTAVSPLEWAISLQETPVQPHSEIVCTVGQSSLLSIQLANTSLQPLRNLVLSIKFYQDYLNGMENYNLETRVAISGPNRIAIPLLKKQEQKQHTCSVIFFTPGRFKASIECTSTPQKQSEQPASLLSRSCPVETENAGQSVMFSSSYDEQQAHVWKFIPPIEVTVVEQ, from the exons ATGCGTGCGGCCGTTGGCCTGATGCTGTCGCACGGTGGTGGTGTCGTGGAGCCGTCGATGTCCCGGCCGGATTACGAGCAGAGCGCCCTCCATCACAGCTGtctgctggtgctgctccGCGGCGTGGGACCATCGCGTGCCCGCATCCTCCAGCGGGCGTTCGAGAAAGTGCGACGTGTCAGCCACATCCGGGTGAATG ATTCCTCTGGCAATCCCCGCACTATTTGGATTCGCTTCGTTCACGATCATCCCGTGGAGCACAACGACTGGGGTGACTTCCAGACCCATCGCCGACTGCTGGGACTCGTTACCATCGGCAAATTCGAAAACCAAACCGAACTCAATGAGCTGTGCCGCCAACACGAGTCCCTGAAAGTTCGCTACGGCTCTACACTGTATGAATCCCGTGCCATTTTCTTTGGACCCGATGAAACGCCGCTGGAAACCATCGGCGAGGTGCTGGCGTCACCACCAGCCGGAGGTCGACGCCTCCAAGATGAGTTCACCACGCCCTCAAACTTCAAGGCACAGGCATTCTTCTACCGCGAACAGGATTCGTGCGCGGATCTGGAATCTCGAATTGGGGACTTTGCCAGCGCTTTGTTTTGGGTCCTGGAATCGCGACGCTTGGAGCGATCCCGCGAGAAGGCGGACAAGCTGAGCCTGCTGCAGGCTCCCTTCGAGAAACGCGACTTTGTGGGCCTGGACATGGAGTCGAGAAACAATAGGAAGCGATGCGTGGGTCGTGTGATGAAGAACCTGGCGGATCTATCGCTACAAGCCGGTCTCGTGGAAGACGCCCTAAGTTTGTACCACAATGCCAATGAGACCTTGAGGTCAGTGGGCGATTCGCTGTGGGTTGGAGCCACCGAAGAGGGTCTGTGTGCCGCCTCTGCGATGCTCTTGTATCCCCAAATGCGAGAGATAGAGACGCTTCACAGGAACTCTTCGCTCCAGGAGGCGG GCACATCACCTTTGAAAAACACCCCTGAAAAGTGGCGGGCTAGTGATGCCACCAAGAAAATCAGCGCCAGCGAAGCCACCACAAACAACGTGGATGGCACCCAACAAAgtcagcagcatcagcagcagcgcgTAACCTCGAACTCATCTTCCTGCTCATCGGTGTCTTCCCTGGTGACCACGGCCACCAATTCGTCCGCCTCGGACACGCCAACCACCTCGTCCTCTTCCACTTCGACGATATCGGCGGCACCGATTCCGGGGCACCAGAGAAACGGCGAACTGCCGGGCAATATACTCAAGGCGGAGGAGATCACCAACTACTATCGCAAGGCCATCATTAACTACAGCAAATACAGGCATGCAGCGACCATTGAAACGGAGGCGGCTCTGAAGGCCTCACGGATTTGCATCGAGCAGAATCGTCCTCTGGACGTGGCCATGTTTCTTCAGAATATCCTGTACATTAACCTGAGCATGAGCGAAGCGGAGCGAGTGAAGAGATTCGAGATCATTACGGAGCTGTACCAACAGATCGGTTACCAAAGGAAGGCGGCGTTTTTCCAGCGTCTGGCTGCACTGAAGCATGTACAACAGGGCAGCCAGGCGCCGGACTGGAATCAGAGCTATCGTCTCATGTTGGGCAGCTTTACGGGCTATCTGCTGTGCTTAGATCCACTGGAGGTGCTGGAAAATGCTGCTGGCTGGCCGGCGCTGCAGATCGATCTGGTACAGAGTCTCATAACGGCTGCCCGAAGACTGGGACACTCTGCTCTGGCCACACGCCACATGACCTTCCTGCTGCAGACACAGTGGGATAACATGTCGCCCACGGAACAAAGTGAAATGGCTGTGCAACTGCAG AATTTAAGCGCCCAGTGTGAGGGATCACCCGTTCCTTTAGTGCTGGAGAATGGCACTGTGATACCGCCCGCCAATCTCACGGACCTACCCTACTGCCTCGATCTACAGGTCAAAGATTTGCCCGCCCACCTGCGACCGCAGAGAATAAAGGTGGCCAAGGCGGACAGTGGGCCCTTTCTGTTTACCCCCATACACTTTAATTCGGTTGACAGAAGGGACAAGAAAAaggacaaaaacaaaatag CTTTCCAGTGGGTGCAAAACGATCTCAGCGAGGTCACTGTGCGCCTGCGCAATCCTCTGCCCTTTGAGCTGGCCGTTACGGACATGAGATTGCTGTCGAATGGTGTAGTCTTTGAGTCGCTGCCTCAGACCATTGTTCTCCAGCCACATGTTCCCACTTATGTCGCGCTCCATGGAACGCCCATTGAGCCGGGGCAGTTGGATCTGCAGGGCTACAGCACACACACGCTCGGCGTAAAGTCCAACTGCCGGCTGAAGCACATGCGTGGGCGCAGCTTTCCACCCAACTACCTGGTGGATGTGATACCCGCCCTTCCTAGGATATCCGTTAAAACTTCCCTGCCCCAGACAGCGACATTTAGCAACATGAATAGTGCGGATATTGTGGTGACCTCCGCCAGCTTGACCCTGTACAATGGGGAATCCTCCAGCTGCACGATAACAATCACAAATGAGAGCACAACGCTACCACTGGAGCACCTGGAGGTCAACATCAACTCAAATGTTGAACAGGAGCTGCAGAAAAAGATCTTCCGGGTAGATGAAGAGGCATTGAAG GCCAAGCTACCGGTGCCTCCCCAGAGCTCGATTGAAATTATCGTAGATGTTTATGCCGAAGCGGACTTCGTTTGCCCCCAGCCACCCGCTTCAGTTCATTCAAGCGCTGCTGCCGGGGATTACGGTGCGGCGTCCCTCACGCACTACTCCAACGTTTCCACCTCTGGGCATGCCAGCTTGCCCTCGAGAGTCAGTTCGCCGCAACATCGTCGGCACGAGCCGCAAAACTCCAGTTTTCGTTCCACCTTCTCAGGCGGTCAGTCGTCGCTGGCTGCTTTGAGTCTTCAGCCTGGCGGCGGAAGAGGAGCAGGACCCTCCAGTCTGGGCTCCCAATATTCGCAGCACATTGAGGCACAAGTGCGATTGAAGTACTCCGGCGGAGACGCTCTAACGGCGGGCTACTGTCGCCAGTGTGCGGTGTCTTTTAACCTAGAACTTTTGCCCAGCGCGCAGATAACAAGCTGGGATGTCCTTCCCGCTGAGGT ACCCTCACAATTTTACCTGGTACTTGACATTTCCAACCTAACCGCTCAAGAGATGTCGCTCAACTACACGGACACCAAGAATATACTCATCGAGGCCGAAGAGAGCTGCCGAGTGCCCATACCCGTGGATCGTTGCTCCCTGGAGCAAGTGGTGGCCGCGCGGGCAGCCGAAGTGGCTGAAAATCTGGAAAGGG AGCTCTGCTTTCGGACGCAACTGCTGTCGTTTAATGATGCTCTGAGCAAGCTCTGTTCAATTCACATAGCTGAACGGGTGAAAATCAACTGGCTGTTGACGGGGACGGACATTCAGGGAATCGCCTCCCTGCGAGGGATTGTTCTCTCCCAGTCTATGGTGGATTTGACGGCTGTGTCGCCTTTGGAGTGGG CAATCAGCCTCCAGGAAACACCTGTGCAGCCGCACAGCGAGATTGTGTGCACTGTTGGCCAGAGTTCACTGCTTAGCATCCAGCTGGCAAACACATCTCTTCAGCCTCTCAGGAACTTGGTGCTGAGCATCAAGTTCTATCAGGATTACCTGAACGGAATGGAGAATtacaatttggagacacgcgTGGCCATTTCAGGACCAAATAG AATTGCAATTCCCCTACTGAAGAAGCAGGAGCAGAAACAGCACACTTGCTCTGTGATATTCTTTACGCCCGGACGCTTTAAGGCCAGCATCGAGTGCACCAGCACTCCGCAGAAGCAGTCGGAGCAGCCGGCGTCACTGCTAAGCCGTTCCTGTCCGGTAGAAACCGAGAACGCCGGCCAGTCGGTCATGTTCTCCTCCAGCTACGATGAGCAGCAGGCGCACGTGTGGAAGTTCATTCCACCGATCGAGGTTACCGTCGTGGAGCAGTGA